CCTTTCGGAGGTTATTCGAGCCTCGTATTCCACGCGCAATGCCTCTTTGAACGCCTCAAGTCGTGTTTCCACATCGTTCTGAGACACGAAAACCACCGTTCCCGTTTCTGTCTCGTTCTCAGGCAAATCGAAGAATGAGCATGATAGCCACAACGAAACCAAGAATCACCATCGTCTCCGGAATGGCCTCGAGAATGATCATCGTTCCTGCGGTTTCCGGCTTCTCCGCCACGGTGCCGGCACCGGCACTCCCGATCTTGGCCTGTGCATAGGCCGTGGCAAGGGCGGGAACTCCCACCGCGAGAGCCGCAGCAAGAGCTATCAGGGCTTTTTCCACGAAGGACTCCTCCTTTTCCCGAACGGTCGATAGGCAATACCGCCCCCGACGTAAAACTTCCCCAGAAACTCGACGTAATGGAGCCTGGCAGCATGCAACCCCGACCCCGCGAGAGCCAGAACGAAATTGAGGAGATGCATGGCCAACGCCATCATGATTCCCAAAATAGAAATACCGAGAACATCCACGAAAGAGGATGCGACCATGGCGAGAATTGCGGAAGAAAGACCGATGGCACCGATTCGCACGTAACTCAGGACATTGCCAACGGTTCCGAGATATTCGATGATTCCTCCCAGCCCACCTCCCATGAGAAGAACCACCGTGCCAACGATGACAGCGGAGAGAGAAACCGAAAAAAGTTTGTCGGGAAGCCATCCCTTGAAGATGACAATCCCTAGGACAAGACCGGACATAATGACGAGATTGCCTAATTTTTCCATCCAGAGGTGTTTGTGGCGGTGACGAATTCCTTCAATGAGTCCCAAGAAGTGACCGAGACAGACGTGAGCCAGTCCCAACATCACCGTGAAAACGAGTACCGGCATGACCGCTGCGGATCGCTCCACCCAGAGAG
Above is a genomic segment from Aminiphilus circumscriptus DSM 16581 containing:
- a CDS encoding ATPase, translating into MEKALIALAAALAVGVPALATAYAQAKIGSAGAGTVAEKPETAGTMIILEAIPETMVILGFVVAIMLILRFA